The window CCACACAATTTTTATGGGCCAAGAATGGGAATGTCCCATGTGATACCAGAATTGTTGAAAAAGGCATATTTTTCTAAAGAGGACCAAAAGTTGGAAGTTTTTTCTGTAGAGCATAAGCGTACCTTCTGTTATATCAGTGATGCGGTTACTATGATTAGAATGTTAGCCGAATCAGAAAAAGGTGCAGGCAAAGCCTATAATATCGGAAATGAATTTCCAGAAGTGTCTATAATGGAAGTCGCTGAAACTGTCTTAAAAGTGACAGGGAAAAATATAGAAATTGATTCTAGGCCAGCAACTCCTGGATCTCCTTCCAGGAGATGCCCCAGTATGAAAAAAACCGCTGAATGTATTGGCTATAAAGGAAAAGTATCATTAGCTGAAGGGATTGAAAAGACATTTGACTGGTATAAGACTTATATTTTTGATGGTAAAGAGGTGAGCGCAAAATGATACCATTGGCAGTTCCTAATCTGACGGGTAATGAGAGAAAATATTTAAATAAATGTATTGACACCACTTTTGTTTCATCTGTAGGTGAGTTTGTAAATCTTATTGAAGAAATGGCAGCTGATAAAAGTGGAGCAAGGTATGCAGTAGCTACTTCGTCAGGTACAACGGGACTCCATCTTGCCTTGACAGGATGCGGTGTGAAGCATGATGAGTTAGTCATTATGCCATCATTTACTTTCATTGCCACTGCAAATGCCATTGCCCACTGCGGAGGAATCCCTTGGCTTATGGATATCGAACCTGATTCGTGGACATTAGATGTCAGCCAGCTATCTGATGAACTTCAGACAAAGACAATATGGAGAGGCGGCACGCTCATCCACAGAGAATCCGGAAAACGTGTAGCAGCAATTATGCCCGTGTATACACTCGGAAACATTCCCAATATGGATGAAATAAGACGCCTAGCTAAACAGTACCATTTACCTGTGGTGGCTGATGCCGCTGCTGCTTTAGGAGCTGTATATAAAGGGAAGGAAATTGGTGATTTAGCTGATGTGACAGTATTTTCTTTTAACGGAAATAAAACAGTTACAGCAGGGGGCGGCGGCATGATCGTTGGAAATAATGAGCAGCTTATGAAACGTCTTAAGCACTTATCAACCACTGCCCGTGTCACGGCCGAATACGACCATGATATGGTCGGTTATAATTACCGTATGACAAACATTCAGGCTGCTGTAGGATGTGCACAATTAGAGCGCTTGGATGAATTTGTGGATAGAAAAAAAGAAATCAGAAGATTTTATAACAAAAAATTTGAAAAGTTAAAGGGTATTTCTCCTTTTCCAACTCCAATAAACCAGGAAAGTGCGTGCTGGTTTTCGGGTGTTATAATGAATAATGGCAATTTAGAGAAAACCAGAGCTATATGCCAATATTTACGGCAACAAAATATTGAAGCGAGGAGCTTTTGGAAGCCAGTTCATTTACAGATACCATATAAGCATGCGTTTAAGGCAGAAAGTTTATCTGTTTCTGATGTAATCTGGAATAAAATATTAACTTTGCCATGTTCTACAAATATCACAGATGAAGAGCTCGATTATGTACAGAAATCATTAATTCAGGCAATAGACTTGGTTTAATAATGTAGTATGAAAGGTTTAAATATGGGAGTATTTATTATTGCAGAAGCTGGCGTAAACCATAATGGTGACATCTGTTTAGCAGAAAAACTTATAGAGGAAGTTGCTAAAACAGGCTGTGATGCCATAAAATTTCAAACTTTCCGAACAGAGCATCTAGTAACTATAACAGCGGGTAAAGCTGGTTATCAGAAAGCAAGTACGGGAGCAGCAGAAACCCAGTTTAATATGTTGAAGAGACTGGAGTTGGCGGATGGTGATTTTTCGTATTTAAAAGCTGTATGTGAAAAAAATAATATAGAGTTTCTTTCTACTCCTTTTGATGAGGGTTCTGTAGATTTACTTGAGAGGTTAGCAGTTAAAAGGTACAAACTTTCTTCTGGAGATCTAACAAACAAACGGCTCCTTCAGTATGTGGCCAGGACGGGGAAGCCTCTTATTATCTCCACTGGCATGTCCAATGAACTAGAAATTACTGATGCAATTACATGGGTTAAGGAGTCTGGAAATGACGACATTACCCTTATGCATTGTACATCAAACTATCCAGCCAGATATGAAGATATTAATATGAAGGCAATGCAGAATATGAGTCAGCTCTATCATCTGCCTGTAGGATATTCTGATCATACTCCTGGGATTACGATCCCTATTATGGCTGTTGCTCTCGGAGCCCTAACTATAGAAAAACATGTGACAATTTCTAAGGATTTGCCTGGCCCGGATCACAAGGCATCACTGAATATAAAAGAGCTGTCAGAAATGGTTCAAAGTATTAGAAATGTAGAAAAAGCTTTTGGAAATGGTGAAAAAGTTCCTGTGAAAAATGAGTATGATACACGGATAGCTGCACGTAAAAGCATCGTAATTACGAAAGATTTGCCTGCGGGACATATTTTAACTGCTGAAGATTTAGATATTAAAAGGCCCGGTGATGGTATTCCACCTAAATATCTGGATTCCATACCAGGGAGTGTACTTTTAAAAACAGTAACCCAGGATACAACACTGCATTTTGAGGATATCAAGGAATGAAAAAAATATTATTTACAGGAGGAACAGGATTGGTTGGGAAAAATGTTCTCCCTATATTGCAGGAATATCATCATGTAATTGCTCCCAACCGGCAGGAACTAGATTTAAAAGATACATTGGCTGTAGAACAATATATCAAACAAGGCAATTTTGATATTATTATTCACAGTGCCAATCCCAACCCTGTAAAAAATAGTATTTGTGACTCCCAGAATACTATGCTGGAAGACAGTCTCAGAATGTTTATGAATTTCTACAGGAATAGAATGTTTTGTGAAAAGTTAATATACATCGGTTCTGGGGCAGAGTGTGATAAGACTCAGGATATATGTGATATTGGAGAAGATAACTTAGGGCGGATGATTCCGAAAGATATTTATGGTTTTGCAAAATATATTATGAATGAGTTGGCCTTACAGAGTACAAATATTTATAATCTGCGGCTCTTTGCATGCTATGGACCTTTTGACCACGAGAGTAAATTTATTACACATTGTATACAAAGCTGCCTCCGTCATGAGGAAATTACAATTAGGCAGAATTGTATATTCGACTATATTCACGTTTTTGACTTGGCAAAGGTACTGTTATATGTAATTAGCCATGATATGAAAGAACATGTCTATAACGTAGGAAGCGGGCAGAAAGTTTCTTTATTAGAAATTGCAGAAGAGGTTCGCTGCCAGATGGGGAGCGACAGGCCTATTGAACTTCTCACTGAGGGGTGGAATAAAGAGTATACCCCGGATATAACCCGATTAAAAGAAGAAACAGGACTGCCTGAACAATTTATTCCCTTAAAAAAAGGGATCGCAATGCAGATCGAGCATGAAAGGAAGCAGATAAAGTGAAAAGACGTGTAGCGGATATAATCATTGAATTATTAATTCAGAATGGAATTACTGACTGTTTTGCAGTTGTAGGCGGTGGGGCAATGCATCTGGATAATGCATTGGCCCTTAATAAAAATATAAATAAATATTTTAATCATCATGAACAGGCCTGCGCTATGGCTGCAGAAGCCTATGCACGGGTATCCGGTAATATGGCTGCTGTCTGCGTAACCAGCGGTCCCGGGGCGACGAATACACTTACGGGAGTGGTAGGAGCCTGGCAAGACAGCCTGCCCATGATTATTTTATCGGGACAGGTGAGGTATGACATTTCAGTTGAGAAATCAGGACTCCCTCTACGTTACAGAGGTACACAG of the Luxibacter massiliensis genome contains:
- a CDS encoding LegC family aminotransferase, with product MIPLAVPNLTGNERKYLNKCIDTTFVSSVGEFVNLIEEMAADKSGARYAVATSSGTTGLHLALTGCGVKHDELVIMPSFTFIATANAIAHCGGIPWLMDIEPDSWTLDVSQLSDELQTKTIWRGGTLIHRESGKRVAAIMPVYTLGNIPNMDEIRRLAKQYHLPVVADAAAALGAVYKGKEIGDLADVTVFSFNGNKTVTAGGGGMIVGNNEQLMKRLKHLSTTARVTAEYDHDMVGYNYRMTNIQAAVGCAQLERLDEFVDRKKEIRRFYNKKFEKLKGISPFPTPINQESACWFSGVIMNNGNLEKTRAICQYLRQQNIEARSFWKPVHLQIPYKHAFKAESLSVSDVIWNKILTLPCSTNITDEELDYVQKSLIQAIDLV
- the neuB gene encoding N-acetylneuraminate synthase: MGVFIIAEAGVNHNGDICLAEKLIEEVAKTGCDAIKFQTFRTEHLVTITAGKAGYQKASTGAAETQFNMLKRLELADGDFSYLKAVCEKNNIEFLSTPFDEGSVDLLERLAVKRYKLSSGDLTNKRLLQYVARTGKPLIISTGMSNELEITDAITWVKESGNDDITLMHCTSNYPARYEDINMKAMQNMSQLYHLPVGYSDHTPGITIPIMAVALGALTIEKHVTISKDLPGPDHKASLNIKELSEMVQSIRNVEKAFGNGEKVPVKNEYDTRIAARKSIVITKDLPAGHILTAEDLDIKRPGDGIPPKYLDSIPGSVLLKTVTQDTTLHFEDIKE
- a CDS encoding NAD-dependent epimerase/dehydratase family protein, which produces MKKILFTGGTGLVGKNVLPILQEYHHVIAPNRQELDLKDTLAVEQYIKQGNFDIIIHSANPNPVKNSICDSQNTMLEDSLRMFMNFYRNRMFCEKLIYIGSGAECDKTQDICDIGEDNLGRMIPKDIYGFAKYIMNELALQSTNIYNLRLFACYGPFDHESKFITHCIQSCLRHEEITIRQNCIFDYIHVFDLAKVLLYVISHDMKEHVYNVGSGQKVSLLEIAEEVRCQMGSDRPIELLTEGWNKEYTPDITRLKEETGLPEQFIPLKKGIAMQIEHERKQIK